TACGAATGATCAAGTacgagatgctgtggaagctgaaccagaatgtctcaacgagatcgagactgtcgagCCCATCACGTCAGCttcagttcaggacgaaatggagagtaagAATGATCAAGTCCAAGATCCTGACGAACatgaaccagaatgtctcaacaagATCGAGACTGTTAAGTCCATCACATCGGCTCTAGTTCAGGGTCAAATGGAGAGtacgagtgatcaagtaccaaatcctatggaagctgaaccagaatgtctcaacgagatcgagaatTTCCAGcccgtcacatcagctccagttcagggcGAAATGAAGAGCACAAGTGATCAGGTTCGAGAAGCTGTTGAAGCTGatccagaatgtctcaacgagatcgagactgttgAGTCCATCACATTAGCTCCAGGTCGGGatgaaatggagagtacaagcgATCAAATACCAGATCTTGAAGACcctgaaccagaatgtctcaacgagatcgagactgtcgagcccgttacatcagctccagttcagggcgaaatggagagtacaagtgatcaggttCGAGAAGCTGTTGAAGCTGatccagaatgtctcaacgagatccaGACTGTTGAGTCCATCACATTAGCTCCAGTTCGGGatgaaatggagagtacaagcgATCAAATACCAGATCTTGAAGACCCTGAACcggaatgtctcaacgagatcgagactgtccagcccatcacatcagctctAGTTCGGGGTGAAATGGAAAGTACGAGTGATCAGGTACCAAATCCTAtggaagctgaaccagaatgtctcaacgagatcgagaatGTCCAGcccgtcacatcagctccagttcagggcGAAATgaagagtacaagtgatcaggttcgagatgctgtggaagctaaTCCAGAATTTCTTAACGAGATCGAGAGTGTCgagcccatcacatcagctccCGTTCAGGATGAAACGGAGACTtcgagtgatcaagtaccaaatccAGTGAAAACtaaaccagaatgtctcaacgaggtAGAGAGTGTCAAGCCCACTACGTCACCTGCAGTTCAGGGTGAAATGGAAAGCACAGGAGATCAAATACCATGTTctgttcaaattttgaaaaattgtcCCCGCTCAACGTCAGCGCCGGTCTTGGATGGAATGCGATATTATGAAGCAGACCATGATGACAGTGTTCCAGGCAATGCAAACGACATAGGTGAACTTAAAGAACAGATAAGAGTCCTGCAAGAACAATTATGTCAGgttcgtgtttttctttttccttttttattttgttcgaACCAAGTGGTAACCTGGAAAACGCTTTGGTATTAAGACCGCTCGAAAATCCTTTTCTTGGCCTTTGGTTGGTTTGAACAATTAATTTAACAACTTCGTCTTTGGATTAAAGGAGAAGTTAATTGAAGTTAATTAATTGTTGTTTATAATGAACGAAAGAGTATTCATTGGAACTCATTTTCTATGCTTGTCACCTTGTGTTTCGCAAGCCTTCGATAGTCTCAAATAGTCGAGGATCATGGCGCATAAAGCGCGTGAATTGTGATTTTCGTTGATATTAGAAATCTTCAAGCACTGAATACATAATTTTTCCAACTTTAGAGAGACTTGGTcataaagaaacaaagaaagagtCTCGAGAAAGTGACTGGAGCGTTGGGCGATAATCAGAGCCAGCAATATCAAAAGGATGCTCACAAATGTGAGGGAACCCAGAAAACTGAAAATGGCGATAAAGGTGAGTTTGCAGATTTCATATTAAAGAACTGAAAACGAGAATTGAACCAATTTTAGCCAATTGCAGAATAGGGAGgactgaaaatgtaaaattgtcATGAAGATAAACAATCTTGCTCTTTCCTGCGACGaccatttgtattcagtaattAACTTTCAGCTGTTCATAAAGCATGTTGTTATTTACAAGCTTTTGATCCACAGGCGTGACCAAGTTTAGCTGTGCATTGCTTTTATCTAAGCAGTTAAATAGCGAAGATAatagaaatatttcaaaactctCATCTCTATTTGTCCTTCTGATATCTTTCATTTTTAGGACCGTTTATTACAGCAGAAATAGACGAGCTTCCCGCCAGCAACAATGCACAGTCATCGTCTGGGCCAAGCACAGTTCGCAAAGTTTTCCAATTTGTTCGTCACGTTGGATTTTACGTGGGATATACCATTGTAAAATATAATCTTATATCCCCCATGTAATATTATATTTTCTCAGATTTAttctttttattcttctttttatatttttgaaatttaatatttaaacgCGTATATTTTTAAAAGATTACTTCCTCGTCAACTCAGTGGTTGGCCCTTGCATGCAATGACTTTTTCATGACATTGAGAACCCACTTCGCTTATAAAACCTTACTTTGATTTTCCTTTTACATATTTCTGACAGTATTAAACCATTAAAGAGGGAACTTGAGCAGTTACATggaaagctgaaaaaaattcaggcttgGACAGGACTCTAACCCTTGGTCATGCAATTGCATTGCACTCTGCTCCACCATTGAGCTATCAAGCCATCCGAGAGCTGCTCATTTTTGAGCTCGTGTTCCATCTTCCCGGAGAAATAtgaattgtcatttatttgacCTTTCATATACTCTCTGTCCTATTTACATCTCTTATGGGCGACTCAAAACGAAGTCGGAATCGGCCACCCTGCGCCGGGAACGCTTTGTCGCTCAGTGGCAGCGCAGAGTTCAGTGCAATTGCACGGTTCTGAGTTGAGTTCTGTTCAAGActgtttctttttcagttttctctgcAACTGCTTTAGTTGTTTCCTTGACTGCCATGATCATTCGAACATCATTTTGCAACCTTTCCTTAGtggacaattttcaagtcttgtTACCAAAAGTTGTCTTTCTTAAAAGGAGTAATTCATCGACTTAGTTTAGGAATCGTTTGTATCGAACAATTATGCGCTCATTTTTTGTTATAAGCAAGTGGgttctttatatttttattgcGTTAAAAATCATTCAAATCTTAATTAGATGTGAAATTTTGGACTCGTACTGAAGGTATACCGCAGTTTTGAACTCCTTGTTAATATCACAAGGATGGAGCTTGCAAAAGCATGAGTTCTTTTCGATGACCGTAAATAGAGTTTACCATTCAGGAAGAATTAGGTTTCAAATTATGTAATATGAAGATGAGTTTGTACAGCAAATACAAACAATACCAACGTGAATAGCGTCTGATGCGGATTCGTGAAGGGAAATATAGTTTGAAAAGTAAACGGGGATTAAGCAATCAGGAATGATCTTTAATTCGAAAGGTGTCATACTATGTATTCAGAACGAAAGTTTTGTAAAAGGGTAATGAATGTTTGTGAAAGGGTAGTTTATTTAGCCAATGAATGGGAGAAAAATTAAACGGGGACGCGAGAGGCGTTCGATGAACGGTGACTGGAATGAGAAGGAAGATGATAATATTTACGCGGGTACCGTAGGATGTCAAAGAATGTTTGTAAAAGGTAGTTTAATATTAAAGCCAATGAAGGGAACATTACGGGGACGCGAGTGGCGTTCGATGAAAGGTTCAGGAAAGGGGCAGCTGCAGGAGTGAAAGACTAGGtagaacataaaaaaaaaacatgaaatgcTAGTTAAAAGTCATGATGACTCAGCAATAAGTATGATCGTGTGATTGATGTATTGATTGTGATAGAAACCTGTAAGGTTAACAGTAAGATCATATGGAATGGAATAGTGATTTGAACCCGACCCACTTAGA
This genomic stretch from Acropora muricata isolate sample 2 chromosome 5, ASM3666990v1, whole genome shotgun sequence harbors:
- the LOC136917938 gene encoding uncharacterized protein — its product is MESTSDQVPNPMEAEPECLNEIENVQPVTSAPVQGEMKSTSDQVRDAVEANPEFLNEIESVEPITSAPVQDETETSSDQVPNPVKTKPECLNEVESVKPTTSPAVQGEMESTGDQIPCSVQILKNCPRSTSAPVLDGMRYYEADHDDSVPGNANDIGELKEQIRVLQEQLCQRDLVIKKQRKSLEKVTGALGDNQSQQYQKDAHKCEGTQKTENGDKGPFITAEIDELPASNNAQSSSGPSTVRKVFQFVRHVGFYVGYTIVKYNLISPM